ACGAAGGAGAACGACAACGGGTGCGTGGAGCTCGACGTGCTCAAGTACTGGCGCAAGAAGGGAATCGGTCGCCACAAGTTCGACGCCTTCGTGTCGCTCGAGCCGAAGAACCACCAGCACATCCGCGATGCGATCCACCTGTTCGGCGGCGCCTACATCGGGGTGGCGCTCCCGATCTCAGCGCAGCGGCAGACCACCTGGACGGTGCCGCCGGGCGGTGCCACCGGCCAGGGCGCGCCGGGTTCCTGGGGCGGCCACGCCGTGATCCTCACCGGCTACAACCCGCGCCGGGTGACCTGCGTGACCTGGGGCGAGGAGAAGCAGATGACGTGGGAGTTCCTCGACGCCTACTGCGACGAGGCCTACGCGCTGTTGAGCGTGAAGGACTGGACGCCGGCGAAGCACTCGCCGGACGGGTTCGACGTGGACGCGCTGAGGCGGGACCTCGAGGCGATCAAGGGACACGCCGCGGTCGTTCACGCATAACGGCAGTTGGGAGCAGGGGTAGGGAGTAAGGAGCTCTCTACCCCTGCGCGCCGCCTCACGCAGCGGCGCACGCACGGAACGCCTTCTCCGCAAGAAGGCGGCCCCCTCAACCGTCCTTCCTACTCCGCCTCCCTACCCCTCAAGCACTTTCTTCGCGATAGCGAAAGCGCTGTTGGCGCGCGGTACTCCCGCGTATATCGCGGTGTGCAGGATCACCTCGGCGATCTCGTCTGGCGTGAGGCCGTTCGTTATCGCCGCCTTCACGTGCATCCCGATCTCGTTCTCCGCGCCGAGGCTCACCAGGGCGGCGAGGGTGATGCAGCTTCTGGTCCTGCGGTCGAGGCCGGGGCGGGACCAGATCTCGCCCCACGCGTAGCGGGTGATGAAGTCCTGGAAGGGCTCGGTGAAGGGGGTGGTGTTCTCCACGGCGCGGTCCACGTGCTCGTCGCCGAGCACCTCGCGGCGCACCTTCATTCCCTGCTCGCGGTCGCTCATTCTTGGTCCTTCGCCTCCAGGTGATCGAGGATGAGGTCGGTGACGACGTCCGCGCGCTCGACATTGGCGAGGTGCGCCGCGGGATCGAGCACCTCGAAGCGGGCGCCCGGGATGGCCTCCGCGATCAGCCTGCCGTGCTGCTCCGGCGGGGTGGACGGGTCCTGTGCTCCAGAGATGACAAGCGTGGGCGCCCCGATACGCGGGAGGTCATTGCGGAGGTCGAGCCGCTCGAGCACCCCGCACAGCTCCGCGTAGCCGTCGTCCGGCTGCGACTCGAGCATTGCCTTGAAGCGCGCCACCACGCCCGGCTGGCTCTCGCGGAAATCGTCGGTGAACCAGCGCTCCATCGTCGCTTCCGCCAGCCCCGCGGTGCCGTGCTCGCGAACAGCCGCCGCGCGCTCCACCCACATGCTCGGGTCGCCGAAGCGGGGACTCGTGCAGATGAGGGCGAGCCGGTCGATCCGCTCCGGCGCGTTCGCGGCGAGCCACATGCCGGTGGCGCCGCCGAGCGACACTCCGCAGAAGTGCGCGCGCTCGATGCCGTTCAGGTCGAGCAGGTGGAGCACGTCGTGCCCGAGATCGGCGAGCTCATACGGGCCCGGCGGGACAGACGACGC
This window of the Thermoleophilaceae bacterium genome carries:
- the pcaC gene encoding 4-carboxymuconolactone decarboxylase, producing the protein MSDREQGMKVRREVLGDEHVDRAVENTTPFTEPFQDFITRYAWGEIWSRPGLDRRTRSCITLAALVSLGAENEIGMHVKAAITNGLTPDEIAEVILHTAIYAGVPRANSAFAIAKKVLEG
- the pcaD gene encoding 3-oxoadipate enol-lactonase, translated to MSVELNHRINGPHDAPVVVLSNSLGTSMEMWATQVPALSVGFRVLRYDQRGHGASSVPPGPYELADLGHDVLHLLDLNGIERAHFCGVSLGGATGMWLAANAPERIDRLALICTSPRFGDPSMWVERAAAVREHGTAGLAEATMERWFTDDFRESQPGVVARFKAMLESQPDDGYAELCGVLERLDLRNDLPRIGAPTLVISGAQDPSTPPEQHGRLIAEAIPGARFEVLDPAAHLANVERADVVTDLILDHLEAKDQE